Proteins found in one Lagopus muta isolate bLagMut1 chromosome 18, bLagMut1 primary, whole genome shotgun sequence genomic segment:
- the ABCA5 gene encoding cholesterol transporter ABCA5 isoform X1 codes for MAPNAPREAGVWRQTKALLFKNCLVKCRTKKSSVQEVLFPLFFLFWLILMSMMHPHRWYDEVPNSNLGVLDPSVLVNLVVGYTPPTRMAREIMRKVAYDNFEDAGLITEEYLSEEDLEKASASKSSNFVGVVFKDAMSYQLRFPDMVAMASVYTESRASCSSLRMSCESITYWTSGFAALQACIDAAIIQLKTNQSVWEQLELTRATAMAEAAVMEIDNFPRAIILIYLVIAFSPFGYYLAIHIVAEKERKLKEFLKILGLHDTAFWLSWVLLYTSLIFVMSILMAVIATASSLFPQSSAFVIFLLFFLYGISSVFFALMLTPLFKKSKHVGIVEFLATLAFGFVGLNIVLLEDFPKSFVWLFSPLCQCSFLIGIAQVMHLEDYEDGATFSNLNHGPYPLFISLILLVLDSIFYLLAAVYLDQVIPGEFGLRRSSFFFMKPSFWSKRRKNYEELYESSINGNLSCSEMVEPVPSEFQGKEAIRISCVQKTFRKKGETVEALRNLSFDIYEGQITALLGHSGTGKTTLMNILCGLCPPTDGFVSVYGHRVSEIDEMLEVRRIAGVCPQSDIHFDILTVEENLSLFAAIKGIPQNDLIQEVQKVLLDLDMQPIRDNQAKKLSGGQKRRLSVAIAVLGNPKVLLLDEPTAGMDPCSRHIVWNLLKNRKANCVTVFSTHFMDEADILADRKAVISQGMLKCLGSSLFLKSKWGIGYRLSMHIDAYCNTEATTSLIRQHIPTASLIQENTQQLVYTLPLRDMDKFAGLFSDLDTHSHLGVISYGVSMTTLEDVYLKLEVEAEIDQADYSVFSSQQAQEEADMSSQDDMEQSLLMLPEARSAPQSNAALWKKQVSTIARLHFLSLKRENKCVRVMLLLFLIFLVVQILFFLTHHYIKHSLAPLRLSPELYLLRPGEEHHKYRSRLLLQNSTDSDIDDVVRSLGSMNVLLEMFNGSDYISAAPHSAGLNVYDLQSQQNYVFTIVFNSTMVHSVPVLMNIISNLLLRALNVTESIQVWSHPFVQDLPDTVFKLEIYFEAVLLGIIVTGMPPYFAMENAENRRLRAYTQLQIAGLYPSAYWAGQALVDLPLFFSILVLMLGSLFAFHYGIYFYAGKFMAVLFCLIGYVPSVVLFTYVVSFTFKKVQNTKEFWSFIYSVTALLCMVVTEVAFFLDFDTVTTALHCAFCTFVPIYPLIGCLICFIKVSWTGKQKRGEYYDPWDRLLVAVIAPYLQCIVWLFLLRCFELKSGGRTIREDPFFRKCSKKAKSWKLPDAPCNEDEDVRAERLRVKEALSNPTSEEVPAILVSSLHKEYDERREFLLGRRIKKVATKHVSLCVGKGEILGLLGPNGAGKSTLINMLVGEVEPTSGQVLMGGCSPGGSSEDGSIQFVGYCPQTNPLWPDITLQEHFEIYGAIKGMSQADVKQAIKCISSALDFKDHLQKTTKKLGVGLKRKLCFALSMLGSPRVTLLDEPSTGMDPKAKQRMWKAIRAAFKNKERAAILTTHYMEEADAVCDRVAILVAGQLRCIGTVQHLKSKFGRGYFLEMKLKDTADVQQVEYLQRQILHIFPNANRQESFASILAYKIPREDVQSLSHCFSKLEEVKYAFNIEEYSFSQATLEQVFVELAKEQEEEEGSFGTLNSTLWWDRTQEDRVVF; via the exons ATGGCACCAAATGCTCCGAGAGAAGCAGGGGTGTGGAGGCAAACCAAAGCACTCCTGTTCAAGAACTGCTTGGTGAAATGCAGGACCAAGAAGAGCAGCGTCcag GAGgttcttttccctctcttcttctTGTTCTGGCTGATCCTGATGAGCATGATGCACCCACATCGGTGGTACGACGAGGTCCCCAACTCCAACCTGGGCGTGCTGGACCCCTCAGTGCTGGTGAACTTGGTGGTGGGGTACACACCACCCACCAGGATGGCCAGGGAGATCATGAGGAAGGTGGCTTACGATAACTTCGAAGACG CGGGCCTCATCACAGAGGAGTATTTAAGTGAAGAGGACCTGGAAAAGGCCAGTGCTTCCAAATCCTCCAACTTCGTGGGTGTTGTGTTCAAGGATGCCATGTCCTACCAGCTGAGGTTTCCTGACATGGTGGCTATGGCTTCTGTTTATACAGAGTCAAGAG ccagctgctccagcctgcGAATGAGCTGCGAGTCCATCACATACTGGACCTCAGGATTTGCAGCTCTGCAAGCGTGCATCGATGCAGCCATTATACAG CTGAAGACCAACCAGTCCGTGTGGGAGCAGCTCGAGCTGACGAGGGCCACGGCGATGGCAGAGGCAGCCGTGATGGAGATCGACAATTTTCCTCGTGCCATCATTTTGATTTACCTCGTCATTGCTTTCTCGCCCTTCGGGTATTATTTGGCCATTCATATTGTggcagaaaaggagaggaagctgAAGGAATTCTTAAAAATACTGGGACTTCATGATACTGCCTTTTG GCTTTCCTGGGTGCTGCTGTACACCAGCCTGATCTTCGTCATGTCCATCCTGATGGCTGTGATCGCCACGGcctcctctctctttccccaGAGCAGTGCCTTTGTGAtattcctccttttcttcctgtatgGCATCTCCTCC GTATTCTTTGCCCTGATGCTGACACCTCTCTTTAAGAAGTCAAAGCACGTGGGTATCGTTGAGTTCCTGGCCACGCTGGCTTTTGGGTTTGTGGGGCTGAACATCGTCCTGCTGGAAGACTTCCCCAAATCCTTTGTGTGGCTCTTCAGCCCTTTGTGCCAATGCAGCTTCCTGATTGGCATCGCACAG GTGATGCATTTAGAAGATTATGAAGACGGAGCAACGTTTTCAAATCTAAATCATGGTCCTTACCCACTTTTTATCTCCTTAATTCTACTGGTGCTGGACAGCATATTTTACTTGCTGGCAGCTGTCTACCTCGATCAGGTTATCCCAG GGGAGTTTGGACTGCGCCGCTCGTCGTTTTTCTTTATGAAGCCCTCATTTTGGTCAAAGCGCAGGAAAAATTACGAGGAATTGTATGAGAGCAGCATCAATGGCAACCTCAGCTGCAGCGAGATGGTTGAGCCCGTGCCCTCCGAGTTCCAGGGGAAGGAAGCCATCAG AATCAGCTGtgttcagaaaacattcaggaaaaaaggggaaactGTGGAGGCTCTCAGAA ACCTGTCCTTCGACATCTACGAGGGGCagatcacagctctgctggggcaCAGCGGCACTGGGAAGACGACACTGATGAACATCCTCTGTGGGCTGTGTCCCCCGACAGACG GGTTTGTCTCTGTCTATGGGCACAGAGTCTCCGAAATTGACGAGATGCTCGAAGTGCGGCGCATCGCAGGCGTGTGCCCACAGTCTGACATCCACTTTGATATATTGACGGTGGAGGAGAATCTCTCCCTCTTTGCTGCCATTAAAGGAATACCTCAGAATGACTTGATACAGGAG GTGCAGAAGGTGTTGCTGGATTTGGATATGCAGCCCATCCGAGATAACCAAGCCAAGAAGCTCAGCGGGGGACAGAAGCGGCGGCTGTCGGTTGCCATTGCTGTTCTTGGGAACCCAAAG GTTTTGCTGCTGGATGAACCGACAGCAGGCATGGATCCGTGCTCACGGCACATTGTCTGGAACctcctgaagaacagaaaagcgAATTGTGTGACGGTCTTCAGCACTCACTTCATGGACGAGGCAGACATCCTTGCTG ATCGTAAAGCTGTGATTTCTCAAGGGATGCTGAAATGCCTTGgatcttctctctttctgaaaagcaaatgggGAATTGGCTACCGCTTGAG CATGCATATTGATGCCTACTGCAACACAGAAGCCACAACCTCACTGATCAGGCAGCACATCCCCACAGCCAGCCTGATCCAGGAGAACACCCAGCAGCTCGTCTACACGCTGCCACTCCGGGACATGGACAAGTTTGCAG GCTTGTTCTCCGACCTTGACACCCATTCCCACCTGGGCGTGATTTCTTATGGCGTTTCCATGACGACGCTGGAGGATGTCTACCTGAAGCTGGAAGTTGAGGCAGAGATTGACCAAGCAG ATTACAGTGTGTTCAGCTCCCAGCAGGCGCAGGAGGAGGCAGACATGAGCTCGCAGGATGACATGGAGCAGAGCCTGCTGATGCTGCCAGAGGCCAGGTCAGCCCCACAGAGCAACGCAGCCCTGTGGAAGAAGCAGGTTTCCACCATAGCCAGGCTTCACTTCCTCAGCCTCAAGCGTGAGAACAAATGTGTCAGAGTGAT gctgttgctttttctgatttttctcgtcgttcaaattctgttttttctcacACACCACTACATCAAACATTCGCTCGCTCCGCTCAGGCTCTCCCCAGAGCTGTACCTGCTGAGGCCCGGGGAGGAGCACCACAAGTACAGGAGccggctgctgctgcagaactcCACAG ACTCGGATATCGATGACGTTGTCCGCTCTCTTGGCAGCATGAACGTGCTGCTGGAGATGTTCAATGGCAGCGATTACATTTCAGCTGCGCCTCACAGTGCAGGATTGAATGTGTACGACCTCCAATCCCAACAG AACTACGTTTTTACAATCGTCTTCAACAGTACCATGGTGCACTCCGTGCCAGTTTTGATGAACATCATTAGCAACCTCCTTCTACGTGCTCTGAATGTCACTGAgagcatccaggtctggagccacCCCTTTGTCCAG GATCTTCCAGACACCGTTTTCAAACTAGAGATCTATTTCGAAGCTGTGCTGTTGGGAATCATTGTGACTGGCATGCCACCCTACTTTGCCATGGAGAATGCAGAAAACCGTAGG CTCAGGGCATACACACAGCTGCAGATAGCAGGGCTCTACCCATCGGCATACTGGGCTGGCCAGGCTCTCGTGGACCTCCCACTGTTCTTCTCCATCCTCGTCCTGATGCTGGGCAGCCTCTTCGCCTTCCACTACGGCATTTATTTCTACGCTGGCAAGTTCATGGCTGTG CTTTTCTGCCTCATTGGCTATGTTCCATCGGTCGTGCTGTTCACCTATGTGGTCTCCTTCACATTTAAGAAAGTCCAAAACACAAAAGAGTTTTGGTCATTTATATACTCAGTG ACAGCTTTGCTGTGTATGGTTGTCACTGAAGTGGCCTTTTTCCTGGACTTTGACACGGTGACCACTGCCCTGCATTGTGCCTTCTGCACCTTCGTTCCCATCTATCCCCTCATTGGCTGTCTGATCTGTTTCATTAAG GTCTCATggacaggaaaacagaagagaggggAATACTATGACCCGTGGGATAGGCTCCTGGTAGCAGTTATAGCT CCCTATTTACAGTGCATTGTGTGGCTCTTCCTGCTGCGGTGCTTCGAGTTGAAGAGTGGAGGGAGGACCATCAGAGAGGACCCATTCTTCAG GAAATGCTCTAAAAAAGCAAAGTCCTGGAAGCTGCCAGATGCTCCATGCAATGAAGACGAGGATGTGCGGGCAGAGAGGCTGCGAGTGAAGGAAGCATTGAGCAACCCCACCAGCGAGGAG GTGCCAGCAATCCTGGTCAGCAGCCTGCACAAAGAGTACGACGAGAGGAGGGAGTTCCTTCTGGGGAGGAGGATAAAGAAAGTGGCCACGAAACACGTCTCACTCTGCGTTGGGAAAG GAGAAATCCTGGGGTTATTGGGACCTAATGGAGCTGGGAAAAGCACGCTGATTAATATGCTTGTTGGAGAAGTTGAGCCAACCAGTGGGCAG GTCCTGATGGGAGGTTGCTCTCCTGGAGGGAGCAGCGAAGATGGCTCCATTCAATTTGTGGGGTACTGTCCTCAAACCAACCCACTCTGGCCAGATATCACCCTGCAGGAGCACTTTGAAATTTATGGTGCTATCAAAGGAATGAGTCAGGCTGATGTTAAGCAAGCGATAAAATG CATCTCAAGTGCCCTGGATTTTAAGGACCACTTGCAGAAGACAACGAAGAAGTTGGGCGTGGGGCTGAAACGCAAG ctctgctttgccctGAGCATGCTGGGCAGCCCTCGCGTCACGCTGCTGGATGAACCCTCCACCGGCATGGACCCCAAGGCCAAGCAGCGCATGTG GAAGGCAATCCGAGCAGCCTTCAAAAACAAGGAGCGGGCTGCCATCCTGACCACACACTACATGGAGGAGGCAGATGCCGTGTGCGACCGTGTGGCCATCCTGGTGGCTGGGCAGCTCAG GTGTATAGGCACCGTTCAACACCTGAAGAGTAAATTCGGCAGAGGGTACTTCTTGGAAATGAAATTGAAGGACACAGCAGATGTACAGCAGGTGGAGTACCTGCAGAGGCAGATCCTGCACATCTTCCCGAACGCAAACCGTCAGGAAAG ctttgcttCTATCTTGGCATATAAAATCCCTAGAGAAGACGTACAGTCACTTTCACATTGTTTTTCCAAGTTGGAAGAAG TGAAATACGCCTTTAACATCGAGGAGTACAGCTTTTCTCAGGCAACTCTGGAACAG GTCTTTGTGGAGCTGGccaaggagcaggaggaggaggagggcagcttTGGCACACTGAACAGCACGCTGTGGTGGGACCGGACACAGGAGGACCGAGTGGTGTTCTGA
- the ABCA5 gene encoding cholesterol transporter ABCA5 isoform X2 has protein sequence MQDQEEQRPGGSFPSLLLVLADPDEHDAPTSVVRRGPQLQPGRAGPLSAGELGGGVHTTHQDGQGDHEEAGLITEEYLSEEDLEKASASKSSNFVGVVFKDAMSYQLRFPDMVAMASVYTESRASCSSLRMSCESITYWTSGFAALQACIDAAIIQLKTNQSVWEQLELTRATAMAEAAVMEIDNFPRAIILIYLVIAFSPFGYYLAIHIVAEKERKLKEFLKILGLHDTAFWLSWVLLYTSLIFVMSILMAVIATASSLFPQSSAFVIFLLFFLYGISSVFFALMLTPLFKKSKHVGIVEFLATLAFGFVGLNIVLLEDFPKSFVWLFSPLCQCSFLIGIAQVMHLEDYEDGATFSNLNHGPYPLFISLILLVLDSIFYLLAAVYLDQVIPGEFGLRRSSFFFMKPSFWSKRRKNYEELYESSINGNLSCSEMVEPVPSEFQGKEAIRISCVQKTFRKKGETVEALRNLSFDIYEGQITALLGHSGTGKTTLMNILCGLCPPTDGFVSVYGHRVSEIDEMLEVRRIAGVCPQSDIHFDILTVEENLSLFAAIKGIPQNDLIQEVQKVLLDLDMQPIRDNQAKKLSGGQKRRLSVAIAVLGNPKVLLLDEPTAGMDPCSRHIVWNLLKNRKANCVTVFSTHFMDEADILADRKAVISQGMLKCLGSSLFLKSKWGIGYRLSMHIDAYCNTEATTSLIRQHIPTASLIQENTQQLVYTLPLRDMDKFAGLFSDLDTHSHLGVISYGVSMTTLEDVYLKLEVEAEIDQADYSVFSSQQAQEEADMSSQDDMEQSLLMLPEARSAPQSNAALWKKQVSTIARLHFLSLKRENKCVRVMLLLFLIFLVVQILFFLTHHYIKHSLAPLRLSPELYLLRPGEEHHKYRSRLLLQNSTDSDIDDVVRSLGSMNVLLEMFNGSDYISAAPHSAGLNVYDLQSQQNYVFTIVFNSTMVHSVPVLMNIISNLLLRALNVTESIQVWSHPFVQDLPDTVFKLEIYFEAVLLGIIVTGMPPYFAMENAENRRLRAYTQLQIAGLYPSAYWAGQALVDLPLFFSILVLMLGSLFAFHYGIYFYAGKFMAVLFCLIGYVPSVVLFTYVVSFTFKKVQNTKEFWSFIYSVTALLCMVVTEVAFFLDFDTVTTALHCAFCTFVPIYPLIGCLICFIKVSWTGKQKRGEYYDPWDRLLVAVIAPYLQCIVWLFLLRCFELKSGGRTIREDPFFRKCSKKAKSWKLPDAPCNEDEDVRAERLRVKEALSNPTSEEVPAILVSSLHKEYDERREFLLGRRIKKVATKHVSLCVGKGEILGLLGPNGAGKSTLINMLVGEVEPTSGQVLMGGCSPGGSSEDGSIQFVGYCPQTNPLWPDITLQEHFEIYGAIKGMSQADVKQAIKCISSALDFKDHLQKTTKKLGVGLKRKLCFALSMLGSPRVTLLDEPSTGMDPKAKQRMWKAIRAAFKNKERAAILTTHYMEEADAVCDRVAILVAGQLRCIGTVQHLKSKFGRGYFLEMKLKDTADVQQVEYLQRQILHIFPNANRQESFASILAYKIPREDVQSLSHCFSKLEEVKYAFNIEEYSFSQATLEQVFVELAKEQEEEEGSFGTLNSTLWWDRTQEDRVVF, from the exons ATGCAGGACCAAGAAGAGCAGCGTCcag GAGgttcttttccctctcttcttctTGTTCTGGCTGATCCTGATGAGCATGATGCACCCACATCGGTGGTACGACGAGGTCCCCAACTCCAACCTGGGCGTGCTGGACCCCTCAGTGCTGGTGAACTTGGTGGTGGGGTACACACCACCCACCAGGATGGCCAGGGAGATCATGAGGAAG CGGGCCTCATCACAGAGGAGTATTTAAGTGAAGAGGACCTGGAAAAGGCCAGTGCTTCCAAATCCTCCAACTTCGTGGGTGTTGTGTTCAAGGATGCCATGTCCTACCAGCTGAGGTTTCCTGACATGGTGGCTATGGCTTCTGTTTATACAGAGTCAAGAG ccagctgctccagcctgcGAATGAGCTGCGAGTCCATCACATACTGGACCTCAGGATTTGCAGCTCTGCAAGCGTGCATCGATGCAGCCATTATACAG CTGAAGACCAACCAGTCCGTGTGGGAGCAGCTCGAGCTGACGAGGGCCACGGCGATGGCAGAGGCAGCCGTGATGGAGATCGACAATTTTCCTCGTGCCATCATTTTGATTTACCTCGTCATTGCTTTCTCGCCCTTCGGGTATTATTTGGCCATTCATATTGTggcagaaaaggagaggaagctgAAGGAATTCTTAAAAATACTGGGACTTCATGATACTGCCTTTTG GCTTTCCTGGGTGCTGCTGTACACCAGCCTGATCTTCGTCATGTCCATCCTGATGGCTGTGATCGCCACGGcctcctctctctttccccaGAGCAGTGCCTTTGTGAtattcctccttttcttcctgtatgGCATCTCCTCC GTATTCTTTGCCCTGATGCTGACACCTCTCTTTAAGAAGTCAAAGCACGTGGGTATCGTTGAGTTCCTGGCCACGCTGGCTTTTGGGTTTGTGGGGCTGAACATCGTCCTGCTGGAAGACTTCCCCAAATCCTTTGTGTGGCTCTTCAGCCCTTTGTGCCAATGCAGCTTCCTGATTGGCATCGCACAG GTGATGCATTTAGAAGATTATGAAGACGGAGCAACGTTTTCAAATCTAAATCATGGTCCTTACCCACTTTTTATCTCCTTAATTCTACTGGTGCTGGACAGCATATTTTACTTGCTGGCAGCTGTCTACCTCGATCAGGTTATCCCAG GGGAGTTTGGACTGCGCCGCTCGTCGTTTTTCTTTATGAAGCCCTCATTTTGGTCAAAGCGCAGGAAAAATTACGAGGAATTGTATGAGAGCAGCATCAATGGCAACCTCAGCTGCAGCGAGATGGTTGAGCCCGTGCCCTCCGAGTTCCAGGGGAAGGAAGCCATCAG AATCAGCTGtgttcagaaaacattcaggaaaaaaggggaaactGTGGAGGCTCTCAGAA ACCTGTCCTTCGACATCTACGAGGGGCagatcacagctctgctggggcaCAGCGGCACTGGGAAGACGACACTGATGAACATCCTCTGTGGGCTGTGTCCCCCGACAGACG GGTTTGTCTCTGTCTATGGGCACAGAGTCTCCGAAATTGACGAGATGCTCGAAGTGCGGCGCATCGCAGGCGTGTGCCCACAGTCTGACATCCACTTTGATATATTGACGGTGGAGGAGAATCTCTCCCTCTTTGCTGCCATTAAAGGAATACCTCAGAATGACTTGATACAGGAG GTGCAGAAGGTGTTGCTGGATTTGGATATGCAGCCCATCCGAGATAACCAAGCCAAGAAGCTCAGCGGGGGACAGAAGCGGCGGCTGTCGGTTGCCATTGCTGTTCTTGGGAACCCAAAG GTTTTGCTGCTGGATGAACCGACAGCAGGCATGGATCCGTGCTCACGGCACATTGTCTGGAACctcctgaagaacagaaaagcgAATTGTGTGACGGTCTTCAGCACTCACTTCATGGACGAGGCAGACATCCTTGCTG ATCGTAAAGCTGTGATTTCTCAAGGGATGCTGAAATGCCTTGgatcttctctctttctgaaaagcaaatgggGAATTGGCTACCGCTTGAG CATGCATATTGATGCCTACTGCAACACAGAAGCCACAACCTCACTGATCAGGCAGCACATCCCCACAGCCAGCCTGATCCAGGAGAACACCCAGCAGCTCGTCTACACGCTGCCACTCCGGGACATGGACAAGTTTGCAG GCTTGTTCTCCGACCTTGACACCCATTCCCACCTGGGCGTGATTTCTTATGGCGTTTCCATGACGACGCTGGAGGATGTCTACCTGAAGCTGGAAGTTGAGGCAGAGATTGACCAAGCAG ATTACAGTGTGTTCAGCTCCCAGCAGGCGCAGGAGGAGGCAGACATGAGCTCGCAGGATGACATGGAGCAGAGCCTGCTGATGCTGCCAGAGGCCAGGTCAGCCCCACAGAGCAACGCAGCCCTGTGGAAGAAGCAGGTTTCCACCATAGCCAGGCTTCACTTCCTCAGCCTCAAGCGTGAGAACAAATGTGTCAGAGTGAT gctgttgctttttctgatttttctcgtcgttcaaattctgttttttctcacACACCACTACATCAAACATTCGCTCGCTCCGCTCAGGCTCTCCCCAGAGCTGTACCTGCTGAGGCCCGGGGAGGAGCACCACAAGTACAGGAGccggctgctgctgcagaactcCACAG ACTCGGATATCGATGACGTTGTCCGCTCTCTTGGCAGCATGAACGTGCTGCTGGAGATGTTCAATGGCAGCGATTACATTTCAGCTGCGCCTCACAGTGCAGGATTGAATGTGTACGACCTCCAATCCCAACAG AACTACGTTTTTACAATCGTCTTCAACAGTACCATGGTGCACTCCGTGCCAGTTTTGATGAACATCATTAGCAACCTCCTTCTACGTGCTCTGAATGTCACTGAgagcatccaggtctggagccacCCCTTTGTCCAG GATCTTCCAGACACCGTTTTCAAACTAGAGATCTATTTCGAAGCTGTGCTGTTGGGAATCATTGTGACTGGCATGCCACCCTACTTTGCCATGGAGAATGCAGAAAACCGTAGG CTCAGGGCATACACACAGCTGCAGATAGCAGGGCTCTACCCATCGGCATACTGGGCTGGCCAGGCTCTCGTGGACCTCCCACTGTTCTTCTCCATCCTCGTCCTGATGCTGGGCAGCCTCTTCGCCTTCCACTACGGCATTTATTTCTACGCTGGCAAGTTCATGGCTGTG CTTTTCTGCCTCATTGGCTATGTTCCATCGGTCGTGCTGTTCACCTATGTGGTCTCCTTCACATTTAAGAAAGTCCAAAACACAAAAGAGTTTTGGTCATTTATATACTCAGTG ACAGCTTTGCTGTGTATGGTTGTCACTGAAGTGGCCTTTTTCCTGGACTTTGACACGGTGACCACTGCCCTGCATTGTGCCTTCTGCACCTTCGTTCCCATCTATCCCCTCATTGGCTGTCTGATCTGTTTCATTAAG GTCTCATggacaggaaaacagaagagaggggAATACTATGACCCGTGGGATAGGCTCCTGGTAGCAGTTATAGCT CCCTATTTACAGTGCATTGTGTGGCTCTTCCTGCTGCGGTGCTTCGAGTTGAAGAGTGGAGGGAGGACCATCAGAGAGGACCCATTCTTCAG GAAATGCTCTAAAAAAGCAAAGTCCTGGAAGCTGCCAGATGCTCCATGCAATGAAGACGAGGATGTGCGGGCAGAGAGGCTGCGAGTGAAGGAAGCATTGAGCAACCCCACCAGCGAGGAG GTGCCAGCAATCCTGGTCAGCAGCCTGCACAAAGAGTACGACGAGAGGAGGGAGTTCCTTCTGGGGAGGAGGATAAAGAAAGTGGCCACGAAACACGTCTCACTCTGCGTTGGGAAAG GAGAAATCCTGGGGTTATTGGGACCTAATGGAGCTGGGAAAAGCACGCTGATTAATATGCTTGTTGGAGAAGTTGAGCCAACCAGTGGGCAG GTCCTGATGGGAGGTTGCTCTCCTGGAGGGAGCAGCGAAGATGGCTCCATTCAATTTGTGGGGTACTGTCCTCAAACCAACCCACTCTGGCCAGATATCACCCTGCAGGAGCACTTTGAAATTTATGGTGCTATCAAAGGAATGAGTCAGGCTGATGTTAAGCAAGCGATAAAATG CATCTCAAGTGCCCTGGATTTTAAGGACCACTTGCAGAAGACAACGAAGAAGTTGGGCGTGGGGCTGAAACGCAAG ctctgctttgccctGAGCATGCTGGGCAGCCCTCGCGTCACGCTGCTGGATGAACCCTCCACCGGCATGGACCCCAAGGCCAAGCAGCGCATGTG GAAGGCAATCCGAGCAGCCTTCAAAAACAAGGAGCGGGCTGCCATCCTGACCACACACTACATGGAGGAGGCAGATGCCGTGTGCGACCGTGTGGCCATCCTGGTGGCTGGGCAGCTCAG GTGTATAGGCACCGTTCAACACCTGAAGAGTAAATTCGGCAGAGGGTACTTCTTGGAAATGAAATTGAAGGACACAGCAGATGTACAGCAGGTGGAGTACCTGCAGAGGCAGATCCTGCACATCTTCCCGAACGCAAACCGTCAGGAAAG ctttgcttCTATCTTGGCATATAAAATCCCTAGAGAAGACGTACAGTCACTTTCACATTGTTTTTCCAAGTTGGAAGAAG TGAAATACGCCTTTAACATCGAGGAGTACAGCTTTTCTCAGGCAACTCTGGAACAG GTCTTTGTGGAGCTGGccaaggagcaggaggaggaggagggcagcttTGGCACACTGAACAGCACGCTGTGGTGGGACCGGACACAGGAGGACCGAGTGGTGTTCTGA